Proteins found in one Solitalea lacus genomic segment:
- a CDS encoding sensor histidine kinase, giving the protein MDLYSQKRRWKLLLLIFALSIGAISLVYTNYLVSMMAESERRNAELWAFSTKLKSEVDDEHFLDFLTDVQNKYAQIPAILADSEDKILAYKELDSTKTNNPNDKSRTYDPLYFREQLEVMKDQHPPINIKIATGEQLFVYYKDSQLLTSLKYYPYRQLSGITVFLILAYLAFSSSRRSEQNQVWVGMAKETAHQLGTPISSIMAWIEILKEKYGHKDAELLDEMENDVMRLEIIAERFSKIGSAPVLEKHNVKEVVRNFINYLEKRITKKIKFEVNGDSIEAELSVPLFEWVIENLCKNAVNAIGTNEGKISLNVSQNKTHVYIDVTDTGTGIPKSKFETVFQPGYTTRKRGWGLGLSLTRRIVENYHKGQVFVKDSELGKGTTFRVILNAGKKVA; this is encoded by the coding sequence ATGGATCTTTATAGTCAGAAAAGACGCTGGAAGTTATTGCTATTGATTTTCGCACTTTCCATAGGTGCTATTTCACTTGTTTATACAAATTATTTGGTGAGTATGATGGCTGAAAGCGAGCGAAGGAATGCAGAGTTATGGGCATTTAGTACGAAGCTTAAAAGCGAGGTTGATGATGAGCACTTTCTTGATTTTTTAACTGATGTTCAAAACAAATACGCTCAAATTCCTGCAATTCTTGCTGATTCGGAGGACAAGATTCTTGCGTATAAAGAACTGGATAGTACTAAAACAAATAACCCAAATGATAAGTCGCGCACATATGATCCTTTATATTTTCGTGAACAATTGGAAGTCATGAAGGATCAACACCCCCCTATAAACATAAAGATTGCCACTGGAGAGCAACTCTTTGTATATTATAAAGATTCGCAGTTGTTGACTTCATTGAAATATTATCCATATCGGCAGTTATCCGGTATAACAGTGTTCTTAATCCTGGCTTACCTTGCTTTTAGTTCTTCTCGGCGTTCTGAACAAAACCAGGTTTGGGTTGGAATGGCTAAAGAAACGGCACATCAGCTGGGTACTCCTATTTCTTCAATAATGGCATGGATTGAAATTTTGAAAGAAAAATATGGTCATAAGGATGCAGAATTACTGGATGAAATGGAGAATGATGTCATGCGTCTTGAAATTATTGCCGAACGTTTCTCTAAAATAGGTTCAGCGCCAGTTTTAGAAAAACATAACGTAAAAGAAGTGGTGCGCAATTTTATTAACTACCTTGAGAAGCGGATTACTAAGAAAATCAAGTTTGAAGTAAACGGAGATTCGATAGAGGCCGAATTAAGTGTGCCTCTTTTTGAATGGGTAATTGAGAATTTGTGTAAGAATGCTGTTAATGCCATCGGAACAAATGAAGGGAAGATATCACTCAACGTTTCTCAAAACAAAACTCACGTTTACATAGATGTGACAGATACCGGAACGGGTATTCCAAAGTCTAAATTTGAAACCGTATTCCAGCCTGGATACACTACTCGCAAACGTGGATGGGGACTTGGATTATCGCTAACCCGACGCATTGTTGAAAATTATCATAAAGGCCAGGTGTTTGTTAAGGATTCAGAGCTTGGCAAAGGCACCACTTTCAGGGTGATATTAAATGCAGGGAAGAAGGTAGCTTAA
- a CDS encoding sensor histidine kinase → MKKKGFVFTVIAIGLGLVGLLCMQGYFLYDSYRLKSQLFDQSVNTVLQTVAAKLEKGEVLQIIKTRINPIIKIEKDSALKLPPPPPKEKKHKRIKHHKSVEEVKIVRSFAPEPAEWVRKDSLFNSPRVMVFTPQGDEMIYTHPKRWRNAASKFKVLTDKQRRVIVRVGPEGKIDTSIILFHSQNIPPHPPMPPNFRNQHELRIEQRISTVDEPEDVEKDKLVRAWIDSVSRFKKRIEVFERIAAEADVQKRSLLDRVKPHEIDSLLKNGFKQAGVDLDFQFSLTNDSSKVVYKTVSTKQNTLQGKDNCFQTTLFPQDVLHNAGILTVVFPDKADFIMEKMGVIIIASSLIVLVIMACFGVTIAALLRQKKLSEMKSDFINNMTHEFKTPVATIMLASEALRDEQMAADKTMVSRYAGIIYDENLRLSSYVERVLSLARLEKSDLRLDRKPVVMHDLISAVADSMDLQFRRRNAQINFDFQATESVILGDELHLNNVIFNLLDNALKYSAVDPKIIIATQNLGDLLLIRVTDNGIGMTREQQSRVFDQFYRAHTGNLHNVKGFGLGLNYVYSIIKLLKGNISVKSEPQKGSTFELSFTLN, encoded by the coding sequence ATGAAAAAGAAAGGGTTTGTATTTACAGTAATTGCCATTGGCTTGGGGTTAGTAGGGCTTTTGTGCATGCAAGGTTATTTCTTGTATGATTCCTACCGGCTTAAATCCCAGTTGTTTGATCAGTCAGTAAATACGGTTTTACAAACGGTAGCAGCAAAACTTGAAAAAGGTGAAGTTCTTCAAATTATAAAAACCAGGATAAATCCAATTATAAAGATTGAGAAAGACTCTGCATTAAAGTTGCCTCCTCCTCCTCCCAAAGAAAAGAAGCATAAAAGAATAAAACATCATAAGAGTGTTGAAGAGGTAAAGATAGTTAGATCATTTGCACCGGAACCTGCTGAGTGGGTGAGAAAGGACTCTTTATTCAATAGCCCAAGGGTAATGGTTTTTACACCACAAGGTGATGAAATGATTTATACTCACCCGAAAAGATGGAGAAACGCTGCCTCAAAGTTTAAGGTCTTAACGGATAAACAGCGTCGTGTAATTGTTAGGGTTGGTCCAGAGGGAAAGATTGATACCAGTATTATCCTTTTTCATAGTCAAAATATTCCGCCACACCCTCCAATGCCTCCTAATTTTCGAAATCAACATGAACTAAGAATTGAACAACGAATTTCCACAGTTGATGAACCAGAAGATGTTGAAAAAGATAAATTAGTAAGAGCCTGGATTGATTCAGTTTCAAGGTTTAAAAAAAGGATTGAGGTTTTTGAGAGAATTGCTGCAGAGGCTGATGTGCAAAAGCGCTCCTTGTTGGACAGAGTTAAGCCTCATGAGATTGATTCATTGTTAAAAAATGGGTTTAAACAAGCAGGAGTTGATCTTGATTTTCAGTTTTCATTAACGAATGATAGTAGTAAGGTTGTCTATAAAACAGTTTCAACTAAACAGAATACATTGCAAGGCAAAGACAATTGTTTTCAAACTACATTATTCCCACAGGATGTGTTGCATAATGCTGGGATATTAACTGTAGTGTTCCCTGATAAGGCTGATTTTATTATGGAAAAAATGGGAGTAATAATCATCGCTTCTTCATTAATTGTTTTAGTAATTATGGCCTGCTTTGGAGTAACAATAGCTGCGTTGTTGAGGCAAAAGAAGCTTTCTGAAATGAAAAGCGATTTTATTAACAATATGACCCATGAGTTTAAAACTCCGGTTGCTACTATTATGTTGGCAAGTGAAGCTTTGCGGGATGAACAAATGGCTGCCGATAAAACTATGGTAAGCAGATACGCAGGTATTATTTATGATGAGAACCTTCGATTGAGTAGTTATGTTGAGCGGGTGTTGAGTCTTGCCCGTTTGGAAAAAAGTGATCTAAGGCTAGATAGGAAACCTGTTGTGATGCATGATCTCATTTCAGCGGTGGCGGATAGCATGGATCTTCAATTTAGAAGACGAAATGCACAAATAAATTTCGATTTTCAAGCAACTGAATCTGTTATTTTGGGAGATGAATTACACCTTAATAATGTGATTTTTAATTTGCTGGACAATGCCCTTAAATATTCAGCAGTGGATCCTAAAATTATTATTGCTACTCAAAATTTAGGTGACTTATTGCTCATTAGAGTTACAGACAATGGAATAGGCATGACACGTGAGCAACAAAGTCGCGTGTTCGATCAATTTTACCGGGCTCATACAGGAAATTTGCACAATGTGAAGGGTTTCGGTTTGGGCTTAAATTATGTGTATTCAATAATTAAATTGTTAAAAGGAAATATATCGGTTAAAAGTGAACCTCAAAAGGGCAGTACTTTTGAACTAAGTTTTACATTGAATTAA
- a CDS encoding N-acetylmuramoyl-L-alanine amidase — protein MNIKLNSLFLTISILFAVTSCSPNPFAASEKTYKQKLKTYIKTLKQMEPTALDSVASSDWVATVNFNMRKPNFVILHHTAQDSLKQTLKTFTLTKTQVSAHYVVGRNGKVVHMLNDYLRAWHAGNSKWGTCTDINSNSIGIELDNNGKEAFTDAQINSLLFLLGKLKKDYNIPATNFIGHADIAPTRKPDPSELFPWKKLADKGYGLWYSTPLDTVPCNFNAQEALRIIGYDTRDLNAAIIAFKRHFIQTDLSPALTDSTKMILNNLYKQYQ, from the coding sequence ATGAACATAAAACTTAACTCTTTATTTCTTACGATTTCAATACTCTTTGCAGTTACCTCCTGTTCTCCAAATCCGTTTGCAGCTAGTGAAAAAACGTATAAACAAAAACTGAAAACATATATTAAAACCTTAAAACAAATGGAACCAACAGCATTGGACTCTGTTGCTTCATCAGACTGGGTGGCCACGGTAAACTTCAATATGCGCAAGCCTAACTTTGTTATTTTACACCATACAGCACAAGATTCATTAAAACAGACTTTAAAAACCTTTACACTAACCAAAACGCAGGTTAGTGCACACTATGTAGTTGGCAGGAATGGGAAAGTGGTACACATGCTTAATGACTACCTTCGTGCATGGCATGCTGGCAATTCAAAATGGGGAACCTGTACGGACATCAATTCTAACTCTATTGGCATTGAACTGGATAATAATGGTAAAGAGGCATTTACCGATGCCCAAATTAATAGTTTACTGTTTTTATTGGGCAAGCTGAAAAAAGATTATAACATTCCGGCTACCAACTTTATTGGACATGCAGATATCGCCCCTACTCGTAAACCAGATCCAAGCGAACTATTTCCTTGGAAAAAATTAGCAGATAAAGGTTATGGCCTATGGTACAGCACTCCGCTTGATACCGTTCCTTGTAACTTTAATGCTCAAGAGGCTTTAAGAATCATTGGTTATGATACCCGCGATTTAAATGCGGCTATTATTGCGTTTAAGCGACACTTTATACAAACCGATTTAAGTCCTGCACTTACCGATTCGACCAAAATGATCTTGAATAATTTGTATAAGCAGTACCAATAG
- a CDS encoding THUMP domain-containing class I SAM-dependent RNA methyltransferase — MSVFNKPEKIIITCPKHLATYLRREVLYLGFEIRDEGATFIETIGTLTDCINLNLNIRTGNNVLYELNSFRAMDADKLYDELIKMPWEAWLDENGYVSVTCNVNNPFIDNTMFANVRVKDAIVDRLTQKRGRRPDSGPKRDKAVIHLHWQEDRASVYIDTSGETLSKHGYRKHPGLAPMQENLAAAVIMATGWNGEGHLINPMCGSGTMAIEAALIALKRPVGLFHDNFGFMHIKGFDESVYIAARRKARELSRKLIPGKIIATDLNPKAVELARKNAITAGVEQYIDFAVCDFRETEVPDGGGVIIFNPEYGERLGDFDELVEIYKGIGDFMKQKCKGYNGYIFTGSPNLAKKVGLKASRKIEFYNSKLECRLLEYELYDGTKRTDARPTKN, encoded by the coding sequence ATGTCTGTTTTCAACAAACCTGAAAAAATAATCATTACTTGTCCTAAACACCTGGCAACATACCTTCGTAGGGAGGTTTTATACCTTGGCTTTGAGATTAGAGACGAAGGGGCAACCTTTATAGAAACTATTGGCACATTAACCGACTGCATAAACCTAAATCTGAATATCCGAACGGGCAACAACGTATTGTATGAACTAAATAGTTTCAGAGCGATGGATGCCGACAAATTATACGATGAGTTAATAAAAATGCCTTGGGAAGCCTGGCTGGATGAAAATGGTTATGTATCGGTTACCTGCAATGTGAACAATCCGTTCATTGACAATACCATGTTTGCCAACGTCAGAGTAAAAGATGCCATTGTTGACCGCTTGACGCAAAAACGTGGTCGTCGCCCAGATTCAGGACCGAAGCGAGACAAGGCTGTCATCCACCTGCACTGGCAAGAGGATCGGGCTTCTGTTTATATTGACACTTCAGGCGAAACGCTTTCAAAACACGGCTACCGTAAACATCCGGGCTTGGCTCCTATGCAGGAAAATCTGGCAGCAGCTGTAATTATGGCAACTGGATGGAATGGCGAAGGTCATTTAATTAACCCAATGTGCGGCAGTGGCACTATGGCGATTGAGGCTGCACTTATTGCATTGAAACGTCCGGTAGGACTGTTCCATGATAATTTTGGTTTTATGCATATTAAGGGCTTTGATGAAAGTGTTTATATAGCTGCACGTCGAAAGGCTCGTGAATTGTCAAGAAAGCTCATTCCGGGAAAAATTATTGCAACCGACTTAAATCCGAAAGCTGTGGAGCTTGCCCGGAAGAACGCCATAACTGCCGGTGTTGAACAATATATTGACTTTGCAGTATGTGATTTCCGTGAAACAGAAGTTCCGGATGGTGGCGGAGTGATAATTTTCAACCCTGAATATGGCGAACGTCTTGGTGATTTTGATGAGCTTGTTGAAATCTACAAAGGTATTGGCGACTTTATGAAGCAAAAATGCAAAGGCTATAACGGATATATCTTTACGGGTAGCCCTAACTTGGCAAAAAAGGTAGGATTGAAAGCTTCACGTAAAATAGAGTTTTATAACTCGAAACTAGAATGTCGATTATTAGAATACGAATTGTACGATGGAACAAAGCGGACAGATGCACGTCCAACTAAAAACTAA
- a CDS encoding DUF3127 domain-containing protein, with translation MDIKGKIHEISEVMEVTASFRKRELVIEYAENPSYPEFIKFEAIQDRVSLMDKCKVGDMVEVSFNLKGRAWNNPKTGKTDYFNTLQIWRVNILTGAAAGAPVDEMPSFVPPDLSSDAGEADDLPF, from the coding sequence ATGGACATTAAAGGTAAAATACACGAAATTTCAGAGGTGATGGAGGTTACAGCCTCATTTCGTAAGCGTGAATTAGTTATTGAGTACGCGGAAAATCCTTCATATCCTGAGTTTATTAAGTTCGAAGCCATTCAAGACAGAGTTTCGTTAATGGATAAATGTAAAGTGGGTGATATGGTGGAAGTGTCGTTCAACTTAAAAGGTCGCGCCTGGAACAATCCAAAAACTGGTAAGACCGATTATTTTAATACACTTCAAATTTGGAGAGTAAACATTTTAACTGGTGCAGCTGCCGGGGCTCCGGTTGATGAGATGCCATCATTTGTTCCTCCTGATTTGTCAAGTGACGCGGGTGAAGCTGACGATCTTCCATTCTAA
- a CDS encoding YceI family protein yields MRKFLLLFFVVFSIGSTKAIAQQSTYKLAEKESKIFIHGTSSVHDWTALCDQRLGSVSLTIEKNRLKSLQTFSLSIKAKSIRSIDEKGAYYDDVMDGRIWKALEIDKFSDITISLKQIKAIKPVADKAEVDVIALVTIHGVKKEVPVKIVVETIGSSIKVSGKKQIKMLDYGVQPPTILLEFLKTGNEIIIDFELFFK; encoded by the coding sequence ATGCGTAAGTTTTTACTTTTATTCTTTGTAGTATTTTCAATAGGCTCTACAAAAGCAATTGCACAACAATCAACCTATAAGCTGGCTGAAAAGGAAAGCAAAATTTTTATCCATGGTACTTCAAGTGTTCACGATTGGACAGCCCTGTGTGATCAACGTTTGGGTTCGGTTTCTTTGACAATAGAAAAAAACCGTCTTAAGTCTTTGCAAACATTTAGCTTGAGTATAAAAGCTAAATCTATTCGTAGCATCGACGAAAAAGGGGCCTATTATGATGATGTAATGGACGGAAGGATTTGGAAAGCACTTGAAATAGATAAATTCAGCGATATTACCATCAGTCTTAAACAAATAAAAGCAATAAAACCTGTCGCTGATAAAGCAGAAGTTGATGTTATTGCTTTAGTAACTATTCACGGGGTAAAGAAAGAAGTACCTGTAAAAATAGTGGTTGAGACAATTGGATCATCTATAAAAGTTAGTGGTAAAAAGCAGATTAAAATGCTTGATTATGGCGTACAACCACCAACGATTCTACTCGAATTCTTAAAAACGGGGAATGAAATAATAATTGATTTTGAACTGTTTTTTAAATAA
- the tsaE gene encoding tRNA (adenosine(37)-N6)-threonylcarbamoyltransferase complex ATPase subunit type 1 TsaE: protein MLQSQSIKIDNINALPDAAQQLIVFAGADRVIIFNGDLGAGKTTFIKEVCKELGVEEIVSSPTFSLVNQYDADHSVVYHFDFYRLKNEMEALDMGYEEYFYSGNYCFVEWPSKIPNLLPENYTEVVITEMENGARELSFIKHTI, encoded by the coding sequence ATGCTGCAATCACAATCAATTAAAATCGATAATATAAACGCCTTGCCTGATGCTGCCCAACAACTGATAGTTTTTGCAGGTGCTGACAGGGTAATTATTTTTAATGGAGACTTAGGAGCCGGAAAAACTACATTTATCAAAGAAGTTTGTAAAGAATTAGGAGTTGAAGAAATAGTTTCGAGTCCTACGTTTTCATTGGTTAATCAGTATGACGCAGATCATTCTGTAGTTTATCATTTCGACTTTTACCGGCTAAAAAATGAAATGGAAGCGCTTGATATGGGATATGAAGAATATTTTTATAGCGGTAATTACTGTTTTGTTGAGTGGCCCTCAAAAATTCCTAACCTGTTGCCGGAAAACTACACGGAGGTGGTTATCACCGAGATGGAAAATGGAGCAAGGGAATTAAGTTTTATTAAACACACTATTTAA
- a CDS encoding response regulator transcription factor, with protein sequence MGKRVLLVEDDPNLGMILQEYLQLKGGYNVTLCVDGEQALETFQKFNHYDVCILDVMMPKKDGFTLGKEIRELNDRVPIIFATAKSMLEDKIQGFNIGGDDYITKPFRIEELLLRINALLKRSNLQSEEEKLPEQYKVGSMLFDPVTQEIHNGYQALKLSAKESELLHLLCKHKNDVLSREQALVSIWGSDNYFNARSMDVYISKLRKLLKSDDSIEIINVHGRGYKLIY encoded by the coding sequence ATGGGCAAAAGAGTATTGTTAGTTGAGGATGATCCAAATTTGGGTATGATTTTGCAAGAGTACCTTCAATTAAAAGGAGGTTATAATGTAACCCTGTGTGTTGATGGGGAACAAGCATTGGAAACATTTCAAAAATTTAACCATTATGACGTCTGTATTTTGGATGTAATGATGCCTAAAAAGGACGGCTTCACTTTAGGTAAAGAGATAAGGGAATTAAATGATCGTGTGCCTATTATTTTTGCTACTGCCAAATCAATGTTAGAGGATAAAATTCAGGGGTTTAACATTGGTGGTGACGATTATATAACCAAGCCATTTCGCATTGAAGAATTACTTCTCCGCATTAATGCCCTTCTCAAGCGCAGTAATCTTCAATCCGAAGAAGAAAAACTTCCTGAGCAATATAAAGTTGGCTCAATGTTATTTGACCCTGTTACTCAGGAAATCCATAATGGATACCAGGCGCTGAAACTATCAGCAAAGGAGTCAGAGTTGCTGCATTTACTATGTAAGCATAAAAACGATGTGCTCAGCCGTGAACAAGCCCTGGTTTCAATTTGGGGAAGTGATAATTATTTCAATGCACGTAGTATGGACGTTTATATTAGCAAACTCAGAAAGTTGCTGAAGTCTGATGATTCTATTGAGATTATCAACGTACATGGAAGAGGTTATAAGTTGATTTATTAA
- the gltX gene encoding glutamate--tRNA ligase codes for MANKVRVRFAPSPTGGLHLGGVRTVLFNYLFAKHHGGDFILRIEDTDQTRYVEGAEEYIVECLKWCGLNPDESPQVGGPFAPYRQSERKPIYRQYAEQLINAGFAYYAFDTTDELTAKRETIPNFQYGHEFRNQMRNSLSLSPSEVASLIEQGVPHVIRIKMPANETVTFNDMIRGEVSFDTNLVDDKVLLKADGMPTYHLAVVVDDYLMKISHAFRGEEWLPSAPVHILLWKYLGWESEMPLWAHLPLILKPDGNGKLSKRDGDRLGFPVYAMNWTDPKSGDLTKGFRELGFLPEAFINLLVMLGWNDGTDQELFSLNEMIEKFSIERVAKAGAKFDFEKAKWFNAEWIKKADTTELRPYFQQILNSNGVPVTNVDYLDKVTALVKDRCVLLPDFWQQASFFFRRPHTLELDGIKPKWTDEKTGFFNSLITVFAQAPSWNATDLENDFKALGTEKGLKIGEIMLPLRIMLVGGKFGPAVFDIAELIGKEETIERINLALAQINN; via the coding sequence ATGGCAAATAAAGTAAGAGTTCGTTTTGCGCCAAGTCCAACAGGAGGCTTGCACCTAGGCGGAGTGCGCACGGTTTTGTTTAATTATTTATTCGCCAAACATCATGGTGGCGATTTCATATTACGCATTGAAGACACTGACCAAACCCGTTATGTAGAGGGAGCAGAAGAATATATTGTTGAATGCTTAAAATGGTGTGGTTTGAATCCCGATGAAAGTCCTCAAGTTGGAGGCCCATTTGCACCATACCGCCAAAGCGAACGCAAACCTATCTATCGCCAATATGCCGAGCAATTAATAAATGCAGGCTTTGCATACTATGCCTTTGATACTACGGATGAGCTTACAGCTAAAAGGGAAACTATTCCAAATTTCCAGTATGGCCATGAATTCCGGAATCAAATGCGCAACTCACTTTCACTTTCTCCAAGTGAAGTTGCTTCTCTCATTGAGCAAGGCGTACCACATGTGATACGAATTAAAATGCCAGCAAATGAGACTGTAACTTTCAATGATATGATCAGGGGAGAAGTGAGTTTCGATACAAATTTGGTTGACGATAAAGTATTATTAAAAGCAGATGGAATGCCGACGTACCACCTTGCTGTTGTGGTTGATGATTATTTAATGAAGATATCACATGCATTTAGAGGAGAGGAGTGGTTGCCATCTGCTCCAGTGCATATTTTACTTTGGAAATATTTAGGATGGGAATCAGAAATGCCTTTATGGGCACATTTACCGTTGATTTTAAAACCTGATGGGAATGGTAAACTGAGTAAACGTGATGGTGACCGTTTAGGATTCCCCGTTTACGCCATGAACTGGACCGACCCTAAATCGGGCGATTTGACTAAAGGTTTTAGAGAGTTGGGTTTCCTTCCTGAAGCATTTATCAACCTTTTGGTAATGCTTGGTTGGAATGATGGCACAGACCAAGAGCTTTTCTCATTAAATGAAATGATTGAGAAATTCTCCATTGAACGCGTTGCAAAAGCCGGCGCTAAATTCGACTTTGAAAAAGCCAAATGGTTCAATGCTGAGTGGATTAAGAAAGCCGATACAACGGAATTAAGACCTTATTTTCAACAAATATTAAATTCCAATGGAGTCCCTGTTACCAATGTTGATTACCTGGATAAAGTAACTGCACTTGTAAAAGACCGTTGCGTGTTATTGCCCGATTTTTGGCAGCAGGCCTCTTTCTTCTTCCGTCGCCCGCATACTTTAGAATTGGACGGCATTAAACCTAAATGGACTGATGAAAAAACAGGGTTCTTCAACTCGTTAATTACAGTTTTTGCGCAGGCTCCATCATGGAACGCAACCGATTTAGAAAACGATTTTAAAGCCTTAGGAACTGAAAAAGGTCTGAAAATTGGTGAGATTATGCTTCCATTGCGCATTATGCTTGTTGGAGGAAAGTTTGGCCCGGCAGTTTTTGATATTGCCGAATTGATTGGAAAGGAAGAAACCATTGAGCGTATTAATTTGGCGCTTGCACAAATTAATAACTAA
- a CDS encoding helix-turn-helix domain-containing protein, producing MLNTNFDYLENTDAKFRLRIALEIKRAREMKQLSQKDFYDLTGINIARVETGKQHLSVKTLRLICYTLDISMAGLFNCIKI from the coding sequence ATGCTCAACACTAATTTTGATTATTTGGAAAATACCGATGCCAAATTCAGGCTTCGGATTGCGCTGGAAATAAAAAGAGCAAGAGAGATGAAACAACTTAGTCAGAAAGATTTTTATGACCTCACAGGTATTAATATTGCCCGCGTTGAAACCGGCAAACAGCATCTTTCAGTAAAAACACTTCGATTAATTTGTTATACGCTTGATATCTCTATGGCGGGCTTGTTCAATTGTATTAAAATTTAA
- a CDS encoding alanine dehydrogenase: MSSTAMQGFSEVAKQALMQPQESLQKPKHKKQELVIAIPRETSFQEKRIAITPSSVEVLVSNGHEVHVEAGAGEGARFSDKKYSDAGAKIIYDRTALFQSDILMKVAPPSMAEIELMKPGQTLISALNLASLKDETIKALMNKKLTALGYEYLKDEDGSFMVVRSMSEIVGNTAILIAAEYLSNSKHGKGMMFGGVTGIPSTEVVILGAGTVGEFAARAALALGCEVKVFDDSLYRLRRLLSSLNQRVFTSVIQPKVLLKALKTCDVAIGAIRAKNGSVPCVVSEEMVAQMPADSIVIDVSIDQGGCFETSHVTNHDNPVFLKNNVIHYGVPNIASRVARTASYALTNIFTPILTDIGDHGGIKNMLWNKAGVRHGVYIYQGHLTNKYLGEQFNLPFKDLDLLVAAQV, translated from the coding sequence ATGAGTTCTACAGCCATGCAAGGATTTAGTGAAGTTGCAAAACAGGCATTAATGCAACCTCAGGAATCGTTACAAAAACCGAAACATAAAAAACAGGAACTTGTTATTGCCATTCCTCGTGAAACCTCTTTTCAGGAAAAGCGCATTGCTATTACTCCCTCTTCAGTTGAGGTTCTGGTAAGTAATGGGCATGAGGTACATGTAGAAGCAGGCGCTGGAGAAGGTGCTCGTTTTTCTGATAAGAAATACAGCGATGCCGGAGCCAAAATCATCTATGATCGAACGGCATTGTTTCAGTCGGACATTCTAATGAAAGTGGCGCCGCCTTCAATGGCTGAAATTGAGCTAATGAAGCCAGGGCAAACTCTGATTTCAGCTCTAAACCTAGCAAGTCTGAAAGATGAAACTATCAAAGCGTTGATGAATAAAAAACTTACAGCGCTGGGATATGAATATTTGAAAGACGAAGACGGAAGCTTTATGGTAGTTCGTTCCATGAGTGAAATTGTGGGGAACACAGCTATTTTAATTGCTGCTGAGTATTTGAGCAATAGCAAACATGGTAAGGGTATGATGTTTGGCGGTGTTACCGGAATTCCATCAACTGAGGTTGTAATTTTGGGCGCAGGAACTGTTGGAGAATTTGCAGCTCGTGCGGCATTGGCTTTGGGTTGCGAAGTAAAAGTATTTGATGACTCATTGTATCGCTTGCGCCGTTTACTAAGTAGTTTGAACCAAAGGGTGTTTACTTCTGTTATTCAACCTAAGGTACTGCTTAAGGCATTAAAAACTTGCGATGTGGCTATTGGAGCAATCAGAGCTAAAAACGGTTCAGTGCCTTGTGTGGTAAGCGAGGAGATGGTGGCTCAAATGCCGGCTGATTCAATAGTTATTGATGTAAGTATTGACCAGGGTGGATGTTTTGAAACCTCGCATGTTACCAATCATGACAATCCGGTTTTCCTCAAGAATAACGTGATTCACTATGGTGTTCCTAATATTGCATCAAGGGTTGCACGCACGGCGTCCTATGCACTTACCAATATCTTTACTCCTATTTTAACAGATATTGGCGATCATGGAGGTATAAAGAATATGCTGTGGAATAAAGCAGGTGTACGTCATGGCGTATATATTTATCAAGGACATTTGACCAACAAATATTTAGGAGAGCAGTTTAACCTGCCATTTAAAGATCTGGACCTGCTTGTTGCTGCACAAGTGTAA